From Corynebacterium sp. BD556, the proteins below share one genomic window:
- a CDS encoding ParA family protein, translated as MPIITLCNLKGGTGKTTSAIYLATALANQGKQVHVLDGDPQGSATEWAQQAEDANTPLPFDVFPANARSLTRIRPANTEWIIIDCPPGESGIIDAAIQAADHVIVPTRPSSIEVNRMWSTTDLAGTTPVTVLLTSVIPNTNSLQELREALKEEHIPTFKIGIPQRESIKKSFGQVPTKLHGYDTILAELVKELS; from the coding sequence ATGCCAATCATCACCCTTTGCAACCTCAAAGGTGGGACTGGAAAAACCACCTCAGCCATATATCTCGCCACCGCCCTCGCAAACCAGGGCAAGCAGGTCCACGTCCTCGATGGAGACCCTCAGGGATCCGCCACGGAATGGGCTCAGCAAGCAGAGGATGCGAACACTCCCCTCCCCTTCGACGTCTTTCCCGCAAACGCGCGCTCACTCACCCGAATCAGGCCGGCTAACACCGAGTGGATCATCATCGATTGCCCTCCAGGTGAATCCGGAATTATCGATGCGGCTATTCAGGCCGCAGACCACGTTATCGTGCCGACCAGGCCATCCAGCATCGAGGTCAACCGCATGTGGTCCACCACCGATCTGGCCGGGACCACTCCAGTCACCGTGTTATTAACCTCAGTCATCCCCAACACGAACTCACTGCAGGAACTGCGCGAAGCCCTCAAGGAAGAGCATATCCCGACTTTCAAGATTGGAATCCCCCAGCGCGAAAGTATCAAAAAAAGCTTTGGGCAAGTGCCAACCAAACTCCATGGCTATGACACGATCCTCGCAGAACTGGTAAAGGAGCTGAGCTAA
- a CDS encoding tyrosine-type recombinase/integrase: MLISQRPHLRPIPHDWEPDLLKFELFLRAQGRTATTIDTRIRHLRTLARQCGERNPESVTSDTLVTWSGSKNWAPETRNSYHASVRLFFQWRSERYGTKDPSLLLKSVRRPVPPPRPAPDTAIRKALATRSQRLTLILRLAAELGLRSAEIASIAAADIHPAEDGWGTLTVHGKGRKARMLPVPPDLMIMITKQSQGQKWLFPGNVHGHLSPKWIGKLAARSLPGQWTLHTLRHRGPDPLVVDTLKPAFRWGSEVPFHHATQDLHRAVQA, translated from the coding sequence ATGCTTATTTCACAGCGGCCTCACCTCAGACCGATCCCCCATGATTGGGAACCCGACCTCCTCAAGTTCGAGTTGTTCCTCAGAGCCCAGGGGCGCACGGCCACCACCATAGACACCCGGATTCGTCACCTGCGCACACTTGCTCGCCAGTGCGGGGAAAGAAACCCTGAAAGCGTAACAAGCGACACTCTAGTGACGTGGAGTGGCAGCAAGAATTGGGCACCAGAAACACGCAACTCATACCATGCTTCCGTTCGGCTGTTCTTTCAATGGAGGTCCGAGCGCTACGGGACCAAAGACCCTTCCCTTCTTCTGAAGTCCGTTCGACGTCCCGTGCCACCCCCACGGCCAGCACCAGACACCGCCATTAGAAAGGCTCTGGCAACGCGAAGCCAACGCCTTACGCTCATCTTGCGCCTAGCTGCGGAGTTGGGATTAAGAAGCGCCGAGATAGCATCGATAGCGGCGGCAGACATCCATCCTGCAGAGGATGGATGGGGAACACTTACAGTCCATGGCAAAGGCCGGAAAGCCCGAATGCTTCCCGTTCCCCCCGACCTAATGATCATGATCACTAAGCAGTCCCAAGGACAAAAGTGGCTCTTCCCCGGAAACGTTCACGGCCATCTATCCCCCAAATGGATCGGGAAACTGGCGGCGAGAAGTCTGCCTGGACAATGGACCCTTCATACGCTACGCCACCGGGGACCTGACCCCTTGGTGGTGGACACGCTGAAACCAGCATTTCGCTGGGGAAGTGAGGTACCTTTCCACCATGCCACGCAAGACCTACACCGAGCAGTTCAAGCGTGA
- a CDS encoding IS1249 family transposase yields MSKNRPRCPICAGQMKKNGTTSKGTTRWRCKDPNCGSSTTRTRTDRTQARDFKAFVSYATSTATLSELAQQQGVSRWTLDRRFKPFWLIDIPNDGDPQRVYDQIFIDGTYTAAGCLLVAASHDHVIAWHWTKHETAHAYTQLLRKIAEPLCVVLDGGQGALTAIKACWPNAMIQRCLVHAQRVIRHYTTSRPRTDAGKAIYALALKLTRITTLDQARDWTLRLHDFGQVFTAFLNEKTLVPKERRTLNNQWEWTHLRVRKAYNSLLHLSRKGWLFTYLQPPPNALELQRWASTTNSLEGGVNAQLKRIADAHRGRSGERQRRMLEWYLHSKTQLPDDPLKIARQCNFGQDQLAKVNDLVEEDHNKADQETGRPAFYDNAIPTEYEHSIGIRKGPMK; encoded by the coding sequence GTGAGTAAAAACAGACCACGATGCCCGATATGCGCTGGGCAAATGAAGAAAAACGGAACCACTTCTAAAGGCACAACCAGGTGGCGATGCAAGGACCCGAACTGCGGCAGTTCCACGACACGAACCCGCACCGACCGCACGCAGGCCCGCGACTTTAAAGCCTTCGTCTCTTATGCCACCTCCACGGCAACGTTGTCTGAACTCGCCCAGCAACAAGGGGTAAGCCGTTGGACACTTGACCGCCGATTCAAACCGTTCTGGCTCATCGACATCCCCAACGACGGTGACCCACAGCGCGTCTACGACCAGATCTTCATCGACGGCACCTACACCGCCGCCGGATGCTTGCTCGTCGCAGCCAGCCACGACCACGTCATCGCATGGCACTGGACCAAACACGAAACCGCCCACGCCTACACGCAGCTACTCCGCAAAATCGCTGAGCCGCTCTGCGTCGTCCTCGACGGCGGACAAGGCGCACTTACTGCGATTAAAGCCTGCTGGCCGAACGCGATGATCCAACGATGCCTCGTCCATGCGCAACGCGTCATCCGCCACTACACCACATCACGACCACGCACCGACGCCGGCAAAGCCATCTACGCCCTGGCGTTGAAATTGACCCGTATCACCACCTTGGACCAAGCACGCGACTGGACACTACGCCTGCACGACTTCGGACAGGTATTCACAGCATTCCTCAATGAGAAAACGCTCGTGCCAAAAGAGCGCCGCACACTCAACAACCAGTGGGAATGGACCCATCTGCGAGTTCGCAAGGCATACAACTCCCTGCTGCACCTCTCACGGAAAGGATGGCTGTTTACCTACCTGCAGCCACCACCGAATGCGCTTGAGCTTCAACGCTGGGCTTCAACGACAAACAGTCTGGAAGGCGGCGTCAACGCCCAGCTCAAACGCATCGCCGACGCGCATCGCGGCAGGTCCGGGGAACGCCAACGCAGAATGCTCGAGTGGTACCTGCACTCGAAAACGCAACTGCCTGACGACCCATTAAAGATCGCCAGGCAGTGCAATTTCGGCCAAGATCAACTCGCCAAAGTCAACGATCTTGTCGAAGAAGACCACAACAAAGCCGACCAGGAAACAGGCCGACCAGCCTTCTACGACAACGCTATCCCAACCGAGTACGAACACTCGATAGGAATCAGAAAAGGCCCCATGAAGTAA
- a CDS encoding IS110 family transposase, whose protein sequence is MTTDIDLSASPVAGVDTHTDTHTVAAVTPTGRHLTTETFPTTRPGYTHLAEFLSKHGVGAVGVEGTNSFGAGLTRHLIDRGYTVVEVLRPARSIRRRDGKSDPVDALAAARQVLTGEGLSTPKDSTGPVESLRALQITRKQLVSTTAKLITTMKSLLVTAPDDIRTRYATMTNHALVNALVYCRPSSDGTDPRNGVLTSLKILATTYRALRVQCDELETRIAALVSVINPHVSNIVGCGALVSADLLISIGDNPERIHSEAALAHLCGAAPLPASSGRTNRHRLNRGGDRRANSALDRIAMVRMKCDQRTREYVARRTEEGLSKREIIRCLKRAIVREIYRVICTRRSTPQPRDLRRDELKELRIAKHLTQVVVAKHLGCAPARISDIETGKRPLTELASAYEKFLKSA, encoded by the coding sequence ATGACCACAGACATCGACCTCTCCGCAAGCCCCGTCGCCGGGGTCGACACCCACACCGACACCCACACCGTCGCCGCGGTGACCCCAACCGGCCGGCACCTGACCACCGAAACCTTCCCCACCACTAGGCCCGGCTACACACACCTCGCCGAGTTCCTCAGCAAGCACGGTGTCGGCGCCGTCGGAGTAGAAGGAACCAACTCCTTCGGTGCCGGATTAACCCGGCACCTCATAGACCGTGGCTACACGGTCGTTGAAGTCCTGCGCCCGGCCCGCAGCATTCGACGCCGGGACGGGAAATCAGATCCGGTGGATGCCCTTGCCGCCGCGCGACAGGTCCTGACCGGGGAAGGGCTGAGCACGCCTAAAGATTCCACGGGCCCGGTGGAGTCGTTACGAGCGTTACAGATCACCCGGAAACAGCTGGTGTCCACCACCGCGAAACTCATCACAACGATGAAGTCGTTGCTGGTCACAGCCCCTGATGACATCCGCACCCGCTACGCCACGATGACCAATCACGCTCTGGTCAACGCGTTGGTGTACTGCCGACCGTCGTCGGATGGTACTGATCCGCGAAATGGTGTGCTGACCAGCCTGAAGATTCTGGCCACGACCTACCGCGCATTGCGGGTGCAGTGCGATGAGCTGGAAACCCGGATCGCTGCCCTGGTGTCAGTGATCAATCCCCATGTCAGCAACATCGTGGGATGTGGGGCTCTTGTTTCCGCTGATCTGCTGATCAGCATCGGCGATAATCCGGAGCGCATCCACTCCGAAGCAGCGCTGGCGCACTTATGTGGAGCGGCTCCACTGCCGGCAAGCTCTGGGCGAACCAACCGGCACCGGCTCAATCGTGGTGGTGACCGGCGGGCGAACTCAGCGTTGGACCGAATCGCTATGGTGAGGATGAAGTGTGACCAGCGCACCAGGGAGTACGTCGCCCGGCGTACCGAGGAGGGGTTGTCGAAAAGGGAGATTATTCGCTGCCTGAAGCGCGCGATCGTCCGGGAGATCTACCGGGTCATATGCACCAGGCGCAGTACGCCACAGCCCAGGGATCTTCGTCGGGATGAGTTGAAAGAACTGCGTATCGCGAAGCATCTCACCCAGGTGGTTGTAGCGAAGCATTTGGGGTGTGCCCCGGCGAGGATCAGTGACATCGAGACTGGAAAACGTCCGTTGACGGAATTAGCATCGGCCTACGAAAAATTTCTGAAAAGCGCTTGA
- a CDS encoding response regulator transcription factor: MSRILIAEDDRGIADFISRGLISAGYACDVVDSGPFAFAMARSGDFDLMILDLGLPHMDGADVLEQLRALRVGLPIIVLTARTKLEDRIRTLEGGADDYMPKPFQFAELLARVRLRLADKVASSENSPTDGGFRLVRGDLVLDLRTQRVQVGEKWKDLSRREVGLLETLMRHPGQILSRAQLLSMVWGMDFDPGSNVVDVYIRTLRKKIGAEKVETIRGSGYRLV; this comes from the coding sequence ATGAGCAGGATTCTCATAGCGGAGGACGACCGCGGTATCGCCGACTTCATCAGCCGTGGCCTGATCTCCGCCGGGTACGCATGCGACGTCGTCGATTCAGGCCCCTTCGCCTTCGCCATGGCCCGCTCCGGGGATTTCGACCTCATGATCCTCGACCTGGGCTTGCCCCACATGGACGGGGCCGATGTCCTAGAACAACTACGCGCCCTGCGAGTCGGACTGCCCATTATCGTGCTCACAGCCCGCACCAAACTGGAAGATCGGATCCGCACCCTCGAAGGCGGCGCCGACGACTACATGCCCAAACCCTTCCAATTTGCCGAGCTGCTAGCCCGCGTCCGCCTGCGCCTAGCGGACAAGGTGGCCAGCAGCGAAAACTCCCCCACCGACGGCGGATTCCGCTTGGTTCGAGGCGACCTCGTCCTCGACCTGCGCACCCAACGGGTTCAAGTAGGTGAGAAGTGGAAAGACCTGTCGCGGCGCGAAGTCGGACTACTGGAGACACTCATGCGCCACCCCGGCCAGATCCTCTCCCGCGCCCAACTGCTAAGCATGGTGTGGGGGATGGATTTCGACCCCGGCTCAAACGTCGTAGACGTCTACATTCGAACCCTACGCAAAAAGATCGGCGCTGAGAAGGTGGAAACGATCCGCGGCTCCGGGTACAGGCTTGTATAA
- a CDS encoding sensor histidine kinase — protein sequence MTTNRRASLRWRIVMWITAVVLVALTSVVVISRTVLLSQVTDGANAAVEQEIEEFRRFAAGGTDPETAQPFTSANRLIEVYLSRQIPERTESFIGFSNGQLIQMDLSALSGSHPEPMNPDDPLVREILTSPDVAGVFHDSERGPAHWGRIDITAAPEQAPSLFAVAFFTAEGRAAVAAEIRTLSLLALGGLATSVLIAWLIAGQILAPVRKVREVAASISNSDLTRRVPVSGKDEIAQLAATFNAMLDRLETAYEEQRKFVDDAGHELRTPITVVRGQLELLECSSPTERTRSIELATAELDRMARMVNDLLTLAVADAGDFLHPTDVDVAELTIDIEDKGQTISDRLRLVDVAEGTVTLDEQRVTEAILELYGNALRYSDGPIDLASEFVGTGPDRVLRIWVRDHGPGIPEEQRAALFSRFARGTNAGGTHRPDGAGLGLSIVQAIGEAHGGRAFVESTVGLGSIFGLIIPAPEPAEAADSPNQPDLNM from the coding sequence ATGACGACTAATAGACGTGCCTCCCTGCGCTGGCGCATCGTCATGTGGATCACCGCTGTGGTCCTCGTGGCGTTGACCAGCGTTGTCGTCATTTCACGCACAGTGTTGTTATCGCAAGTCACCGATGGGGCGAATGCTGCCGTCGAGCAAGAGATCGAGGAGTTTCGTCGCTTCGCTGCCGGCGGCACCGACCCGGAAACAGCCCAACCATTCACCTCCGCGAACCGGCTGATCGAGGTCTACCTTTCGCGCCAAATCCCGGAACGCACCGAATCCTTCATCGGATTTAGCAACGGCCAGCTCATCCAGATGGATCTATCGGCACTGAGCGGTTCCCACCCGGAGCCGATGAACCCGGATGATCCCCTGGTGAGGGAGATCCTCACCTCCCCGGACGTCGCCGGAGTCTTTCACGATTCCGAGCGAGGCCCGGCACACTGGGGCCGCATCGATATCACCGCCGCCCCAGAACAGGCACCGTCGCTGTTCGCCGTGGCGTTTTTCACCGCCGAAGGGCGAGCCGCCGTCGCCGCCGAAATCCGCACCCTCTCCCTGCTGGCTCTCGGTGGGCTGGCAACGTCAGTGCTTATCGCCTGGCTCATTGCGGGGCAAATCCTTGCACCGGTGCGCAAGGTGCGGGAAGTGGCGGCGTCGATAAGCAACTCTGACCTGACCCGGCGCGTGCCCGTCAGCGGCAAGGACGAAATCGCCCAGCTCGCCGCTACCTTCAACGCAATGCTCGACCGCCTCGAAACAGCCTACGAGGAACAGCGGAAATTCGTCGACGATGCCGGCCACGAGCTGCGCACCCCAATTACCGTCGTCCGGGGGCAACTCGAACTGCTGGAATGCTCCAGCCCAACCGAACGCACCCGCTCCATCGAGCTGGCCACCGCAGAACTCGACCGGATGGCGCGAATGGTCAACGATCTGCTCACCCTCGCCGTTGCCGACGCCGGCGACTTCCTCCACCCCACCGATGTCGATGTTGCCGAACTGACCATCGACATTGAGGACAAAGGCCAAACCATCAGCGACCGACTCCGGCTTGTCGACGTCGCCGAAGGCACCGTCACCCTCGACGAGCAACGCGTGACCGAAGCCATCCTCGAACTCTACGGCAACGCCCTGCGCTACAGCGACGGCCCCATCGACTTAGCATCCGAATTCGTCGGCACCGGCCCCGACCGAGTTCTGCGGATCTGGGTCCGCGACCACGGCCCCGGCATCCCCGAAGAACAACGCGCCGCCTTATTCAGCCGATTCGCCCGCGGCACCAACGCCGGCGGCACCCACCGCCCCGACGGTGCCGGCCTAGGACTGTCCATCGTCCAAGCAATCGGGGAAGCCCACGGCGGCCGAGCCTTCGTCGAATCTACCGTCGGCCTGGGATCAATCTTCGGCCTCATCATCCCAGCACCAGAGCCCGCCGAGGCCGCAGATTCGCCCAACCAGCCAGACTTAAATATGTAA
- a CDS encoding glycerate kinase, with protein MTMYLPERILVSPSGFKESLSAVDVAESIAAGVRRVLPGVRVDLYPVPDGGEGTVEILAQRPGAITHTAKVTGPVGKKVTATWLEFPESSVAVLEMASAAGLSLVPRDLRDPTATTTRGVGELIAAILDRGVERIIVGCGDSGTSDGGSGALAALGARILDDQGAEIGAGGAELARAARIDTSGLHPRLAEVEITLACNIHNVLTGSAGVAQVFGPQKGATRKQVKTLAKALEHWADLLDETFSPAADLHLGAGSGASGGLGAGLMALGATARDRFDVLLGDLPCPADLDDLVASADLIITAEGAIDFQTPRGKVPAEIARRAQANGVPVLALAGSLGKGAPQVHEVGIGAIASIMTVPMALEDAVRDGRQLLIDAAERTIRLLMLGCAVSGRREDTVRNQFKTA; from the coding sequence ATGACCATGTACCTACCCGAACGCATCCTCGTTTCCCCTTCCGGTTTCAAAGAGTCGCTCTCAGCAGTCGACGTCGCCGAATCCATCGCCGCGGGTGTGCGCCGCGTCCTTCCCGGTGTACGCGTCGACCTCTACCCCGTGCCCGACGGAGGCGAAGGAACAGTGGAGATTCTGGCCCAACGCCCCGGCGCGATCACCCACACCGCCAAAGTCACCGGGCCGGTGGGCAAGAAGGTCACAGCGACGTGGCTGGAGTTTCCCGAAAGCTCCGTTGCCGTTTTGGAAATGGCCTCGGCCGCAGGGTTAAGCCTGGTGCCGCGTGATCTGCGAGACCCTACCGCCACGACCACCCGCGGGGTCGGTGAGCTCATCGCCGCCATCCTTGACCGCGGAGTGGAGCGCATTATCGTCGGCTGTGGCGACTCAGGTACCTCCGATGGCGGCTCCGGCGCCCTGGCGGCGCTCGGTGCCCGGATCCTGGACGACCAAGGTGCCGAAATCGGTGCGGGCGGGGCTGAACTGGCCCGGGCGGCACGCATCGATACGTCGGGCCTTCACCCTCGGCTGGCCGAGGTTGAGATCACCCTGGCGTGCAACATCCACAACGTGCTCACTGGATCTGCGGGTGTAGCGCAGGTTTTTGGCCCACAGAAGGGCGCAACGAGAAAGCAGGTCAAAACTTTGGCCAAGGCGTTGGAGCATTGGGCGGATCTCTTGGATGAGACTTTCTCGCCCGCCGCTGACCTGCACCTCGGGGCCGGATCAGGCGCCAGCGGCGGGTTGGGGGCTGGCCTTATGGCCTTGGGCGCGACGGCGCGTGATCGTTTCGATGTCCTCCTCGGTGATCTGCCCTGCCCCGCCGACCTCGACGACCTGGTTGCCAGCGCGGATTTGATCATCACTGCCGAAGGGGCGATCGATTTCCAAACCCCGCGCGGCAAAGTCCCCGCCGAAATCGCCCGGCGTGCCCAAGCAAATGGGGTGCCCGTCCTCGCCTTGGCCGGTTCCCTGGGCAAGGGCGCCCCGCAGGTTCACGAGGTGGGCATCGGCGCCATCGCTTCCATCATGACGGTTCCCATGGCGCTCGAGGATGCCGTCCGTGACGGCCGGCAGCTGCTTATCGACGCCGCCGAGCGCACCATCCGCCTTCTCATGCTGGGCTGCGCCGTCTCCGGCCGGCGGGAGGACACTGTGCGCAACCAGTTCAAGACCGCCTAA